From Weissella diestrammenae, a single genomic window includes:
- a CDS encoding TetR/AcrR family transcriptional regulator: MSEKILDDYSKWMVDDKMPAGKQKVLLAAIKLFAKYGYDGTSTASIAQESGMSEATIFKYFKTKRLLLDAVLDPLINQLIPMYADNFINHQLPLNGSFAQTINEAIRNRLAFVYTNRHILKILVSELMVNDVLLGQLKTKLAPIVDNMLNIAEQLGAHSDLDTIDILRLMTGQLVFEFIRMTRLAPTEAYDINTTADKIAQSVLRSLSD, encoded by the coding sequence ATGTCAGAAAAAATTTTAGATGATTATTCTAAGTGGATGGTTGATGATAAAATGCCCGCTGGCAAGCAGAAAGTATTATTAGCGGCAATCAAGTTATTTGCTAAATATGGGTATGATGGTACGTCTACAGCTAGTATTGCTCAAGAGTCCGGGATGAGCGAGGCAACCATCTTCAAATATTTCAAAACTAAGCGATTGTTATTAGATGCCGTTCTTGATCCATTAATTAATCAATTGATTCCTATGTATGCAGATAATTTTATTAACCATCAATTACCATTAAATGGATCGTTCGCTCAAACAATTAATGAAGCAATCCGCAATCGTCTGGCCTTTGTTTATACCAATCGTCATATACTAAAAATTTTAGTCAGCGAATTGATGGTCAATGATGTATTACTTGGGCAATTAAAGACTAAACTCGCACCAATTGTTGATAACATGCTAAATATAGCCGAACAACTAGGGGCACATAGTGACTTAGATACAATCGATATTTTGAGATTAATGACTGGTCAACTTGTGTTTGAGTTTATTCGGATGACAAGACTCGCACCAACTGAAGCATACGATATTAATACGACAGCTGACAAAATTGCACAAAGTGTTCTGCGCAGTTTGTCGGATTAA